The proteins below are encoded in one region of Sphaerodactylus townsendi isolate TG3544 linkage group LG06, MPM_Stown_v2.3, whole genome shotgun sequence:
- the GPATCH3 gene encoding G patch domain-containing protein 3 — protein MAAPSSSASLETAGRYCLVSRIPARLRSADLRAYFSQAVEAGAFLRFHYRHRPERGEGLSPGPTCCCLVTTQPGWACRFVRMYSGKRWIDAQGETLPGRCLIRRVRVSLDEDVSSFPYKTKKELHKKASSENFTEDDLKQLPELNPPAFMPFGNVGTPVGVFLELIKACRMPTRAIRKLQLQFPKTGSSRRYGNVPFMYEETETVVQEERVYTATGEEITEGDPLLQVGSTTVKDDREDRDWEDLEKEPGEDNSHSDEDNDRCEEWERHEALHEDVTSQERTKERLYEEEIELKWEKGGSGLVFYTDAQFWHEEEEGDFDEQTADDWDVDMSVYYEKDGDKDARDLVQMRFEQRLRDGLEDGSVLGQQIGTFEKYTKGIGRKVLERQGWTEGLGLGSSNSGMAEALDNEGQNPKCKRGLGYHGEKLQTFIKPKRLCRDHQVLISTIYDDPHPVDTGEQLLRRSQPTSMKYRQEVAFIHSVHHSSSSS, from the exons ATGGCGGCGCCCAGTTCTTCTGCCTCCCTCGAAACCGCGGGCCGGTATTGCCTGGTGAGCCGCATTCCGGCCCGGCTTCGCTCCGCCGATCTCCGAGCTTACTTCAGCCAGGCCGTGGAGGCCGGCGCCTTCCTCCGCTTCCATTACCGGCATCGGCCCGAGCGCGGAGAAGGGCTAAGCCCCGGGCCGACTTGCTGCTGCCTAGTGACGACGCAGCCCGGTTGGGCCTGCCGTTTTGTCCGCATGTATTCGGGGAAGCGCTGGATCGACGCCCAGGGGGAGACGCTGCCCGGCCGCTGCCTCATTCGGAGGGTTCGTGTTTCCCTGGACGAAG ATGTCAGCTCATTCCCGTATAAAACCAAAAAGGAGCTCCACAAGAAAGCCTCAAGTGAAAATTTTACTGAGGATGATTTAAAACAGCTGCCTGAGTTGAACCCTCCTGCATTTATGCCCTTTGGGAATGTGGGCACCCCTGTGGGTGTCTTTTTAGAACTTATCAAAGCTTGTCGCATGCCTACTCGTGCCATCAGGAAGCTGCAGTTGCAGTTCCCCAAGACTGGATCCTCTCGCAGGTATGGGAATGTGCCATTTATGTATGAGGAAACTGAAACTGTTGTCCAGGAGGAGCGGGTTTACACAGCAACTGGGGAGGAGATAACAGAAGGTGACCCCCTGCTACAAGTAGGAAGCACAACtgtaaaagatgacagggaagaCAGAGACTGGGAAGATCTGGAGAAGGAACCAGGAGAAGACAACAGTCATTCGGATGAA GACAATGATAGATGTGAAGAGTGGGAACGGCACGAGGCTTTGCATGAAGACGTCACCAGCCAGGAGCGCACAAAGGAGCGTCTGTACGAGGAGGAAATCGAACTGAAGTGGGAGAAGGGCGGCTCCGGGCTTGTCTTCTACACAGATGCACAATTCTggcatgaagaagaggaaggag ATTTTGATGAGCAGACTGCAGACGACTGGGACGTGGACATGAGCGTCTACTATGAGAAAG atGGTGACAAGGATGCTCGGGATTTGGTTCAGATGCGGTTTGAACAGAGACTCCGGGATGGTTTGGAAGATGGTTCCGTTCTGGGACAGCAAATTGGAACCTTTGAAAAATATACCAAG ggTATTGGCAGGAAAGTGCTAGAGCGGCAAGGCTGGACTGAAGGCCTCGGCTTGGGTAGCAGCAATTCAGGGATGGCTGAAGCACTCGACAATGAAGGCCAGAATCCCAAATGCAAGAGAGGCTTGGG GTACCACGGCGAGAAACTCCAGACTTTCATCAAGCCCAAGAGACTTTGCAGGGACCACCAAGTTCTCATATCCACCATTTATGATGACCCCCATCCTGTGGACACAGGAGAGCAGTTGCTTCGGCGCTCACAGCCAACAAGCATGAAGTATCGGCAAGAGGTGGCATTCATCCACAGTGTGCATCACAGCTCCAGTTCCTCATGA